Proteins encoded in a region of the Streptomyces sp. NBC_00258 genome:
- a CDS encoding Gfo/Idh/MocA family oxidoreductase, with product MTVRVGVIGAGMIGQDHIRRLTEVVTGAAVTAVTDIDAERAAEVAARVGATALPTGTDLIGSPEVDAVLVTSWGPTHAEHVLNAVAAGKPVFCEKPLATTAEDCLRVVEAERAHGRRLVQVGFMRRFDAGYRQMKEVIAAGGIGTPLIVHCAHRNPTVPEAYTSRMAAQDTAVHEIDVLRWLLKDEIVSAQVITPRATSKRFAHLKDPQIMYFETAGGVRVDLEVFVNCQYGYDIQCETVGEDGLVRLPDPAAVGVRAAGRHGTAVQQDWKGRFVDAFDTEFREWIASVEAAVEPTGPSAWDGYAATVITDAAVKSLDSGGAVVTVDMKPRPALYGGTA from the coding sequence ATGACCGTACGCGTAGGTGTCATCGGCGCCGGAATGATCGGCCAGGACCACATACGACGACTCACCGAGGTCGTCACCGGGGCCGCCGTCACCGCCGTGACCGACATCGACGCGGAGCGCGCCGCCGAGGTGGCCGCCCGCGTCGGTGCCACCGCGCTCCCCACGGGTACCGACCTGATCGGCTCCCCCGAGGTGGACGCCGTCCTCGTCACCTCGTGGGGTCCCACCCACGCCGAGCACGTCCTGAACGCCGTCGCCGCCGGCAAGCCCGTCTTCTGCGAGAAGCCCCTGGCCACCACCGCCGAGGACTGCCTGCGCGTCGTCGAGGCCGAGCGCGCCCACGGCCGTCGCCTGGTCCAGGTCGGCTTCATGCGCCGCTTCGACGCGGGCTACCGCCAGATGAAGGAGGTGATCGCCGCCGGCGGCATCGGCACTCCGCTTATCGTGCACTGCGCCCACCGCAACCCCACTGTCCCGGAGGCGTACACCTCCCGCATGGCCGCGCAGGACACCGCCGTGCACGAGATCGACGTACTGCGCTGGCTCCTGAAGGACGAGATCGTCTCCGCCCAGGTCATCACCCCGCGCGCCACGAGCAAGCGGTTCGCGCACCTCAAGGATCCGCAGATCATGTACTTCGAGACCGCCGGCGGCGTCCGCGTCGACCTTGAGGTCTTCGTCAACTGCCAGTACGGCTACGACATCCAGTGCGAGACCGTCGGCGAGGACGGCCTCGTACGGCTGCCCGACCCGGCGGCCGTCGGGGTCCGTGCCGCCGGGCGCCACGGCACCGCCGTCCAGCAGGACTGGAAGGGCCGCTTCGTGGACGCCTTCGACACCGAGTTCCGCGAGTGGATCGCCTCAGTCGAGGCAGCCGTCGAGCCCACCGGGCCGTCCGCCTGGGACGGCTATGCCGCCACCGTCATCACCGACGCCGCCGTGAAATCCCTGGACTCCGGCGGCGCGGTCGTCACCGTCGACATGAAGCCCCGCCCGGCCCTTTACGGAGGCACCGCATGA
- a CDS encoding LacI family DNA-binding transcriptional regulator has translation MADVAAKAGVSRALVSIVFRGRPGASQETRDRVLRVADEIGYRPDSAARLLARGRSRTLGVMFTVHQAFHTDLIEAIYPEAERLGYDVLLSASAQGRSEAKAVEALLSHRCEALILLGPDAEAPYLDALGQHAVTVSVSRRVPRARVDFVHSAEAKGARQAMDHLVELGHRRIVHIDGGRGPGSVERRRAYRAAMRRHGLESEVRVIPGDHTEQSGIDTGRLLLAERDRGLPLPTAVLAGNDRSAMGLLMSLTRAGIDVPHDLSVVGYDDSHLSHLMPIGLTTVRQDAVLMAEHAVRFAVERLENPELEPREAVLDPKLVVRGSSGPPPEKGTTGGQPPGG, from the coding sequence ATGGCGGACGTCGCCGCGAAGGCGGGCGTGTCCAGGGCGCTCGTCTCGATCGTCTTCCGCGGCCGGCCGGGGGCGAGCCAGGAGACACGCGACCGGGTCCTGCGCGTCGCCGACGAGATCGGCTACCGCCCCGACAGCGCGGCCCGACTGCTGGCCCGCGGCCGCAGCCGCACACTCGGCGTGATGTTCACCGTGCACCAGGCCTTCCACACGGACCTCATCGAGGCGATTTACCCCGAGGCCGAACGCCTCGGCTACGACGTCCTGCTCTCCGCGTCAGCGCAGGGCCGCAGCGAGGCGAAGGCGGTCGAGGCCCTGCTCAGCCACCGCTGCGAGGCGCTGATCCTGCTGGGACCCGACGCGGAGGCCCCCTACCTCGACGCACTCGGACAGCATGCGGTGACCGTCTCGGTCAGCCGACGCGTCCCCCGCGCCCGAGTGGACTTCGTGCACTCGGCAGAGGCCAAGGGTGCACGACAGGCCATGGACCACCTCGTCGAGCTGGGCCATCGCCGGATCGTGCACATCGACGGAGGCCGTGGCCCCGGTTCGGTCGAACGCCGGCGTGCCTACCGGGCCGCGATGCGCCGCCATGGGCTGGAATCCGAGGTGCGGGTGATCCCCGGCGACCACACGGAACAGTCGGGTATCGACACCGGCCGCCTGCTCCTGGCCGAGCGCGACCGGGGACTGCCCCTGCCGACGGCCGTACTCGCGGGCAACGACCGCAGTGCGATGGGCCTGTTGATGTCCCTGACGCGGGCCGGCATCGACGTTCCCCACGACCTGTCCGTCGTCGGATACGACGACAGCCACCTCTCCCACCTGATGCCGATCGGCCTGACCACCGTGCGCCAGGACGCGGTCCTCATGGCGGAACACGCGGTGCGGTTCGCCGTGGAACGCCTGGAGAACCCGGAACTGGAGCCGCGGGAAGCGGTGTTGGACCCGAAACTCGTGGTGCGGGGGAGTAGCGGGCCTCCGCCGGAGAAGGGCACGACCGGTGGGCAGCCGCCGGGCGGGTGA
- a CDS encoding glycoside hydrolase family 2 TIM barrel-domain containing protein, whose product MIRTSFNDGWQTRAKVNPFAELSGTRVPFRPVTLPHDAMVERERAAPGGEVTMEGGAGAYFPGGTYEYRKTFSVPEEQRGKRILFEFEGVYRDAVVFINGDYAGQRPFGYSHFFIDADRFLRFGQDNEIRVEARAHRDSRWYTGAGIYRDTWMLVGEVVRIPPDGVRVTTPDIDDERAVVEVATRVENDSIAIRTVDVVTEIRDADGNIVASDVSKATVLPGEPAVVRQRLYVRGPLLWGPDSPALYAADVALRDGDEDVDAEAVTFGIRSLRLDPERGLRINGETVKLRGACIHHDNGVLGAATFARAEERRVQLLKEAGFNAIRMSHNPMSKAMLDACDRLGVLVVDEAFDVWTSGKSEFDYSLSFPEWWERDIEAMVAKDFNHPSVIMYSIGNEIPETGSPVGATWGRKLAEKVRESDHSRYVTNAVNGMLAVMSELGALARQSQEKKAEEAEKTADAGAGEAEDKGINTLMADAGDMMNAISASGLVTEKTAESFAVLDVAGMNYAEARYALDRDLFPHRIILGTETFPTRIDGNWRLVERHGHVIGDFTWTGWDYLGEVGIGRPQYLTPGTPRPSHTAPYPYLVAGCGDLDITGHRRPASYYREIVFGLRAQPYLAVRRPEHHGETYAGTPWAWSDTVATWTWPGFEGEPVTVEVYGDADEVELIVNGSSLGRRAVGEDHRFRTEFDTTYEPGELLAVTYRDGAETGRHTLRSTTGPVGLRAEADRSVITANGGDLAYITLTLTDADGTLHTAADRPVRLEVSGAGVLLGFGSADPSTEERFDAAERHTYEGRALAVLRPTGPGKIRLLASAPECDPVEVVVTVD is encoded by the coding sequence ATGATTCGTACGTCCTTCAACGACGGCTGGCAGACCCGCGCCAAGGTCAATCCCTTCGCCGAACTGTCCGGCACGCGGGTTCCCTTCAGGCCTGTGACGCTGCCGCACGACGCGATGGTCGAGCGGGAGCGCGCGGCCCCCGGTGGCGAGGTCACGATGGAGGGCGGTGCCGGTGCGTACTTCCCCGGCGGGACGTACGAGTACCGCAAGACCTTCTCCGTTCCCGAGGAGCAGCGGGGCAAGCGGATCCTCTTCGAGTTCGAGGGCGTCTACCGCGATGCCGTCGTGTTCATCAACGGCGACTACGCCGGGCAACGGCCCTTCGGGTACTCGCACTTCTTCATCGACGCCGACCGATTCCTGCGCTTCGGCCAGGACAACGAGATCCGCGTCGAGGCCCGCGCCCATCGCGACTCGCGCTGGTACACCGGCGCGGGCATCTACCGCGACACGTGGATGCTCGTCGGCGAGGTGGTCCGGATCCCGCCCGACGGGGTCCGCGTCACCACCCCGGACATCGACGACGAGCGGGCGGTGGTCGAAGTCGCGACGCGGGTCGAGAACGACTCGATCGCGATCCGTACGGTCGACGTGGTCACGGAGATCCGCGATGCCGACGGGAACATCGTCGCGAGCGACGTCTCGAAGGCCACGGTCCTGCCGGGCGAGCCCGCTGTTGTACGCCAACGCCTCTACGTACGCGGCCCGTTGCTGTGGGGCCCGGACTCCCCCGCCCTGTACGCCGCCGATGTGGCCCTGCGGGACGGGGACGAAGACGTGGATGCCGAGGCTGTCACCTTCGGTATCCGTTCCCTGCGGCTCGACCCCGAGCGGGGGCTGCGGATCAACGGCGAGACGGTCAAGCTGCGCGGTGCCTGTATCCACCACGACAACGGGGTGCTGGGCGCGGCGACCTTCGCCCGCGCCGAGGAACGCCGGGTCCAGCTCCTCAAGGAGGCCGGGTTCAACGCGATCCGGATGTCCCACAACCCCATGAGCAAGGCGATGCTGGACGCGTGCGACCGCCTGGGCGTGCTGGTGGTGGACGAGGCCTTCGACGTGTGGACGTCCGGCAAGAGCGAGTTCGACTACAGCCTGAGTTTCCCCGAGTGGTGGGAGCGCGACATCGAGGCGATGGTCGCCAAGGACTTCAACCACCCCAGCGTCATCATGTACTCGATCGGCAACGAGATCCCCGAGACCGGCTCGCCCGTCGGAGCCACATGGGGGCGCAAACTCGCGGAGAAGGTCCGCGAGTCGGACCACTCCCGCTACGTCACCAACGCGGTGAACGGCATGCTGGCCGTCATGTCCGAACTGGGCGCGCTGGCCCGGCAGTCGCAGGAGAAGAAGGCGGAGGAGGCGGAGAAGACGGCCGACGCTGGTGCGGGCGAGGCCGAGGACAAGGGCATCAACACCCTCATGGCCGACGCGGGCGACATGATGAACGCGATCAGTGCCTCCGGCCTCGTGACGGAGAAGACGGCCGAGTCCTTCGCCGTACTCGACGTCGCCGGCATGAACTACGCAGAGGCCCGCTACGCCCTGGACCGCGACCTGTTCCCCCACCGCATCATCCTCGGCACCGAGACCTTCCCCACCCGCATCGACGGCAACTGGCGCCTGGTCGAGCGACACGGCCATGTCATAGGCGACTTCACCTGGACCGGCTGGGACTACCTCGGGGAGGTCGGCATCGGGCGCCCCCAGTACCTCACCCCCGGCACACCCCGCCCCTCCCACACCGCCCCCTATCCCTACCTGGTCGCGGGCTGCGGCGACCTCGACATCACCGGCCACCGACGCCCCGCGTCCTACTACCGCGAGATCGTCTTCGGCCTGCGCGCACAGCCGTACCTGGCCGTCCGGCGGCCGGAGCACCACGGCGAGACGTACGCGGGAACGCCCTGGGCATGGAGCGACACCGTCGCCACCTGGACCTGGCCCGGCTTCGAGGGCGAACCGGTCACGGTCGAGGTCTACGGCGACGCCGACGAGGTCGAACTCATCGTCAACGGAAGCTCGTTGGGGCGGCGAGCAGTGGGCGAGGACCACCGTTTCCGCACCGAGTTCGACACGACGTACGAGCCCGGTGAGCTACTCGCCGTCACCTACCGCGACGGTGCCGAAACAGGCCGCCACACCCTGCGGTCCACGACAGGCCCGGTGGGACTGCGCGCCGAGGCCGACCGCTCGGTCATCACCGCGAACGGCGGCGACCTCGCGTACATCACCCTCACCCTGACGGACGCCGACGGCACCCTCCACACCGCGGCGGACCGCCCGGTGCGCCTCGAAGTCTCCGGTGCGGGCGTCCTGTTGGGCTTCGGCAGTGCGGACCCGTCCACAGAGGAACGCTTCGACGCCGCCGAACGCCATACCTACGAAGGCCGCGCCCTGGCCGTCCTCCGTCCGACCGGCCCCGGCAAGATCCGCCTCCTCGCCTCCGCACCCGAGTGCGACCCGGTCGAGGTCGTGGTCACCGTCGATTGA
- a CDS encoding alpha/beta hydrolase has product MKLDLVDPELRRSVARMPRLPIRWRWGRHVVRALVRRRGLGEPVEGVDVRDVKDIGQGQDIRVYSPAGGGSGAALLWVHGGGYVIGDVVQDDAFCSATAHELGIVVVSTNYRLAPEHPFPAALDDTFAAWQWLQQAAGDLGVDQELIVVGGASAGAGLAACLAQRLHDAGGAQPVGQWLFSPMLDDRTAARRELDRVRHRVWNNAANRTGWGAYLGAGPGGPRTPDYAVAARRTDLSGLPPAWIGVGDIDLFTDECRTYAERLRAAGVDCAFDLVPGAPHGFEVWAPGTRVARELLERSRAWLGARPAGAASTVLDET; this is encoded by the coding sequence ATGAAGCTCGACCTGGTCGACCCGGAGCTGCGTCGCAGCGTGGCGCGGATGCCGCGGCTGCCCATCCGGTGGAGGTGGGGGCGTCACGTCGTGCGGGCCCTGGTCCGTCGGCGCGGGCTCGGCGAGCCGGTCGAGGGCGTCGACGTCAGAGACGTCAAAGACATCGGCCAGGGGCAGGACATACGCGTGTACTCGCCCGCCGGCGGTGGTTCGGGGGCGGCGCTGCTGTGGGTGCACGGTGGTGGGTACGTCATCGGCGACGTCGTCCAGGACGACGCGTTCTGTTCCGCGACGGCCCACGAACTCGGCATCGTCGTCGTCTCGACGAACTACCGCCTCGCCCCCGAGCACCCCTTCCCGGCCGCCCTCGACGACACCTTCGCCGCGTGGCAGTGGTTGCAGCAGGCCGCCGGGGACCTCGGGGTCGACCAGGAGCTCATCGTCGTCGGGGGTGCCAGCGCCGGCGCGGGGCTGGCGGCCTGCCTGGCGCAGCGGCTGCACGATGCAGGAGGGGCCCAGCCGGTCGGGCAGTGGCTGTTCTCCCCGATGCTCGACGACCGCACCGCCGCACGCCGCGAACTCGACCGCGTACGGCACCGGGTGTGGAACAACGCCGCCAACCGGACCGGTTGGGGCGCCTACCTCGGCGCCGGGCCAGGCGGCCCGCGCACCCCCGACTACGCGGTCGCGGCCCGACGCACCGACCTGAGCGGGCTGCCGCCGGCCTGGATCGGCGTGGGCGACATCGACCTGTTCACCGACGAATGCCGCACCTACGCGGAACGGCTGCGCGCCGCGGGCGTCGACTGCGCCTTCGACCTCGTTCCCGGCGCACCCCACGGCTTCGAGGTCTGGGCTCCCGGTACGCGCGTCGCCCGGGAGTTGCTGGAGCGCAGCCGCGCCTGGCTGGGTGCACGGCCGGCCGGAGCGGCCTCGACGGTCCTGGACGAGACGTAA
- a CDS encoding LacI family DNA-binding transcriptional regulator, translating into MSRPARATAKDVARASGVSQTTVSFVLNGAAGHVSQETRERVRQAARELGYVPNGSAQALRKGASRIVLLNIEGIPTGSSLGSYIRGLDAELAAHQHVLLVLHGHLSSQALSDVAQAVSARAVIDLGDAGRADVIATGASLDVFSAQADVPVRYLVDRGHRHIANAMPDTPELQALAGLRERLIRQATRTAGLADCPALVLPASLGAAEDRLRAFRAEHPEVTAVLAYNDDLALVTLAAMRNLGLRAPEDLAVVGFDDTPHGALFSPALTTVHIDAEAIGRIAARSALGLPAPDTTPEPARVIVRQSA; encoded by the coding sequence GTGAGCAGACCCGCGCGCGCGACGGCCAAGGACGTCGCCCGGGCCAGTGGCGTCTCACAGACCACGGTGAGTTTCGTCCTCAACGGAGCGGCCGGGCACGTCTCCCAGGAGACGCGGGAACGGGTGCGGCAGGCCGCTCGCGAACTCGGCTACGTCCCCAACGGCTCGGCGCAGGCGCTGCGCAAGGGGGCGTCCCGCATCGTCCTGCTCAACATCGAGGGAATCCCCACCGGCAGCAGCCTCGGCAGCTACATCCGGGGCCTCGACGCCGAGCTCGCGGCGCACCAGCACGTGCTCCTGGTGCTGCACGGCCACCTCTCCTCGCAGGCACTCTCCGACGTGGCCCAGGCCGTCTCCGCACGGGCCGTGATCGACCTGGGCGACGCCGGGCGTGCGGACGTGATCGCCACCGGCGCATCCCTCGACGTCTTTTCCGCGCAGGCCGATGTCCCGGTCCGGTACCTCGTCGACCGAGGCCACCGACACATCGCGAACGCCATGCCGGACACCCCGGAACTCCAGGCTCTCGCCGGTCTGCGCGAGCGCCTCATCCGGCAAGCCACTCGCACCGCGGGCCTGGCCGACTGCCCGGCACTGGTCCTGCCCGCCAGCCTCGGCGCGGCCGAGGACCGGCTAAGAGCCTTCCGTGCCGAACATCCGGAAGTGACCGCCGTCCTCGCCTACAACGACGACCTCGCACTCGTGACGCTCGCCGCGATGCGGAACTTGGGCCTGCGGGCACCGGAGGACCTGGCCGTCGTCGGATTCGACGACACCCCGCACGGAGCGCTGTTCTCACCCGCTCTGACCACCGTGCACATCGACGCGGAAGCCATCGGCCGAATCGCCGCACGCAGCGCACTTGGTCTGCCGGCGCCGGACACCACTCCGGAACCGGCCCGAGTGATCGTTCGGCAGTCGGCGTAG
- a CDS encoding hydroxysqualene dehydroxylase: MGGTTRRGFLGTAAAAGGGVALATPQRAAAQNSAAPQSVAVLGGGVAGLTAAHELAERGFRVTVYERKALGGKARSMDVPDSATGGREPLPGEHGFRFIPGIYHNLPDTMRRIPFPGNPGGVHDNLVAPKEMLFARSGGREDIRIPLPWPGNTPAELTPDEIRRALTSVLDTAFNLPLHEALYFANRFLVFLTSCDERRDDVWEQMPWWEFVRAGRMSYDYQRILAIGITRNIVATKAEEASTRTVATLLEAFAFNILGRGADGPLDRILNAPTNEAWIDPWVTYLKSLGVEFHVGWTVRDLTLDAGRIAGAVMEDPGGVRRTVTADHYISAMPVEHARRTWNSAVRAADPQLAECDRLETDWMTGIQFYLTERTPILHGHLDLIDSPWSLTAIAQAQHWPGHDFPKDFGDGTVADCLSVDVSEWDQPGILYGKTAKQCTRAEVAREVWAQLKAALNDTGRTVLKDSVLHSWFLDPAVDGLGTPNPVNEEQLLIHPTGTFHHRPQSATKIPNLFLSGDYVAVPIDLATMEGANTSARQAVNALLDTVGSAAERCTVTPLYRAPELEALKRHDRTRYRLRLPNLFDVG; the protein is encoded by the coding sequence ATGGGCGGCACCACGCGCAGAGGGTTCCTGGGCACAGCCGCGGCCGCCGGCGGAGGGGTCGCTCTGGCGACTCCCCAGCGGGCCGCGGCCCAGAACAGCGCCGCCCCACAGAGCGTGGCCGTACTGGGCGGGGGCGTCGCCGGGCTCACGGCCGCGCACGAACTCGCCGAGCGTGGCTTCCGGGTGACGGTCTACGAGCGCAAGGCACTGGGCGGCAAGGCCCGCAGCATGGACGTACCGGACAGCGCCACGGGCGGCCGCGAACCCCTGCCCGGGGAGCACGGCTTCCGCTTCATCCCCGGCATTTACCACAACCTGCCCGACACCATGCGGCGCATCCCTTTCCCCGGCAACCCGGGCGGCGTCCACGACAACCTCGTCGCCCCCAAGGAGATGCTGTTCGCCCGGTCGGGCGGCCGCGAGGACATCCGGATCCCGCTTCCCTGGCCCGGCAACACCCCGGCCGAACTCACCCCCGACGAGATCCGCCGCGCCCTCACCTCGGTCCTGGACACCGCTTTCAACCTCCCCCTCCACGAGGCCCTCTACTTCGCCAACCGCTTCCTCGTCTTCCTCACCAGCTGCGATGAACGCCGCGACGACGTCTGGGAGCAGATGCCGTGGTGGGAGTTCGTACGGGCCGGACGGATGTCGTACGACTACCAGCGGATCCTCGCCATCGGCATCACCCGCAACATCGTGGCCACCAAGGCGGAGGAGGCCAGTACCCGTACGGTCGCCACCCTGCTGGAGGCCTTCGCCTTCAACATCCTCGGGCGGGGCGCGGACGGACCACTGGACCGGATCCTCAACGCGCCCACCAACGAGGCCTGGATCGACCCCTGGGTGACGTATCTGAAGTCGCTGGGGGTCGAGTTCCACGTCGGCTGGACCGTACGGGACCTGACCCTGGACGCGGGCCGGATAGCCGGGGCCGTCATGGAGGACCCGGGCGGTGTCCGCAGGACCGTCACCGCCGACCACTACATCTCGGCCATGCCGGTCGAGCACGCCCGCCGCACCTGGAACTCCGCCGTACGCGCCGCCGATCCCCAACTCGCCGAGTGCGACCGGCTGGAGACGGACTGGATGACCGGCATCCAGTTCTATCTGACCGAACGTACGCCGATCCTGCACGGCCACCTCGACCTCATCGACTCCCCCTGGTCGCTCACCGCGATCGCCCAGGCCCAGCACTGGCCGGGCCACGACTTTCCCAAGGACTTCGGTGACGGCACGGTCGCGGACTGTCTGTCCGTGGACGTCTCCGAGTGGGACCAGCCGGGCATCCTGTACGGCAAGACGGCCAAGCAGTGCACCCGCGCCGAAGTCGCCCGCGAGGTGTGGGCGCAGTTGAAGGCGGCGCTCAACGACACCGGCCGTACGGTCCTCAAGGACTCCGTGCTGCACTCCTGGTTCCTCGATCCGGCCGTGGACGGACTCGGCACCCCGAACCCGGTCAACGAGGAACAGCTGCTCATCCATCCGACGGGGACCTTCCACCACCGTCCGCAGTCGGCCACGAAGATCCCCAACCTCTTCCTGTCCGGCGACTATGTGGCCGTGCCCATCGATCTGGCCACCATGGAAGGCGCCAACACCTCGGCCCGGCAGGCCGTCAACGCCCTGCTGGACACGGTCGGTTCGGCCGCCGAACGATGCACCGTCACCCCGCTGTACCGGGCCCCGGAACTCGAGGCGCTCAAACGCCACGACCGCACGCGGTACCGTCTGCGACTGCCGAATCTCTTCGACGTCGGCTGA
- a CDS encoding alpha/beta fold hydrolase: MSTYLADAAEDLTVDGPSATFTYRRIGPRGGVPLVLLGRVRGTLDWWDPEFLDHLAAGHDVIVFDNVGTGYTTGTPRDSVEGLADGTVEFIEALGLPQVDLLGWTLGGTVAQDITRRRPDLVRRLVVAAANPGGTVPGAPDPDPKVRATMTKPEVTGDDLVFLFFPETDTGRAAGYAHLARVATRLATGLADVSEAAAMGQIAAIAKDAAIPFEQVRADLESIKQPVLYATGMQDSMIPALASYTAVQHLPDATLVAYSDAGHAFLFQHAKDFAAQVTAFLAG; the protein is encoded by the coding sequence ATGAGCACCTATCTGGCAGACGCGGCCGAGGACCTCACCGTGGACGGCCCCTCCGCGACGTTCACCTACCGGCGCATCGGCCCGCGCGGCGGTGTCCCACTGGTTCTGCTGGGCCGGGTCCGCGGAACCCTCGACTGGTGGGACCCGGAGTTCCTGGACCACCTCGCCGCCGGCCATGACGTGATCGTGTTCGACAACGTCGGCACCGGCTACACCACCGGCACCCCTCGCGACTCGGTCGAGGGACTCGCGGACGGCACCGTCGAGTTCATCGAGGCCCTCGGGCTGCCGCAGGTGGACCTGCTCGGCTGGACCCTGGGCGGCACCGTCGCGCAGGACATCACCCGTCGGCGGCCCGATCTCGTGCGCAGGCTGGTCGTGGCGGCCGCCAACCCGGGAGGCACGGTGCCCGGCGCTCCCGACCCGGACCCCAAGGTGCGGGCCACCATGACCAAGCCCGAAGTCACCGGGGACGACCTGGTGTTCCTGTTCTTCCCCGAGACGGACACCGGGCGTGCCGCTGGGTACGCGCACCTCGCCAGGGTGGCCACACGGCTGGCCACCGGGCTCGCCGACGTGTCCGAGGCGGCGGCCATGGGCCAGATCGCCGCGATAGCGAAGGACGCGGCGATTCCCTTCGAGCAGGTGCGAGCGGACCTGGAGAGCATCAAGCAGCCTGTCCTGTACGCGACCGGCATGCAGGACTCGATGATCCCCGCGCTGGCCTCGTACACCGCCGTCCAGCACCTCCCCGACGCCACGCTCGTCGCGTACAGCGACGCCGGCCATGCCTTCCTCTTCCAGCACGCCAAGGACTTCGCCGCCCAGGTGACAGCCTTCCTCGCCGGCTGA
- a CDS encoding oxidoreductase, giving the protein MATTTRPVALVTGASSGIGKAAALALAAAGYDVVGTSRNTAHITPVKGVTFLDLDVTSDDSVTAAVAEVIDRFGRIDVLVNNAGIGSAGAAEESSAAQAQGLFDINVFGVIRMTNAVLPHMRAQRSGRIINISSIVGFMPQPYMAVYAASKHAVEGYSESVDHEVREYGVRSLLVEPAWTNTAFDAASVRPDRPLDVYAKQRLVFEEYMAGAVKDGDDPAVVAKEIVAAATDAKPKVRYTAGAMTGRVRTMRRMVPSRVFDQQLRKLNHLPA; this is encoded by the coding sequence ATGGCGACGACAACACGACCGGTAGCCCTCGTTACGGGCGCGTCCTCCGGCATCGGAAAGGCAGCCGCGCTCGCGCTGGCCGCAGCGGGTTACGACGTGGTCGGCACCAGCCGCAACACCGCGCACATCACCCCTGTGAAGGGCGTGACCTTCCTCGACCTCGACGTGACCAGCGACGATTCGGTGACGGCTGCGGTCGCAGAGGTGATCGACAGGTTCGGGCGGATCGACGTCCTGGTCAACAACGCCGGCATCGGCTCGGCGGGCGCCGCCGAGGAGAGCTCGGCCGCGCAGGCGCAGGGCCTCTTCGACATCAACGTCTTCGGCGTCATCCGCATGACGAACGCCGTCCTGCCGCACATGCGCGCCCAGCGCAGCGGACGGATCATCAACATCTCGTCCATCGTCGGGTTCATGCCGCAGCCCTACATGGCGGTCTACGCCGCCTCCAAGCACGCCGTAGAGGGCTACTCGGAGTCCGTCGATCACGAGGTCCGCGAGTACGGCGTACGGTCCCTGCTCGTCGAACCCGCCTGGACCAACACCGCGTTCGACGCGGCCAGCGTGCGGCCAGACCGGCCCCTGGACGTCTACGCCAAGCAGCGTCTCGTCTTCGAGGAGTACATGGCCGGCGCGGTCAAGGACGGCGATGACCCCGCCGTCGTCGCCAAGGAGATCGTCGCGGCGGCGACCGACGCCAAGCCCAAGGTGCGCTACACCGCCGGCGCGATGACCGGGCGTGTCCGCACCATGCGCCGCATGGTTCCCTCCCGCGTGTTCGACCAGCAGCTGCGCAAGCTCAACCACCTGCCCGCCTGA